Below is a genomic region from Buchnera aphidicola (Nurudea yanoniella).
AAACAGTTTTAAAGAATATTTAATTTTTTATAACAATAAATAAATATTGAAATTTATTTAAGTACTATTTTATATACATTTTTATATATTCAAATAATGTTTTAAATTTTTTGGGAAAACATTTTTATTTCTATAAATCATCAATTTACTCATTAAAAGATAATATTATCAAATTAAGTGTTGAATGATATAATCTATATTGTATTAAAAATTAAACTTTTAATGTTTGAAATATCTTGTTTTTGTAAAAATCATAGAAATATTATGTTTGTTCGCTTCTTCAATTATTTCTGTATCTCGAATAGATCCCCCAGGTTGAATAATACAAGAAGTATTCTGTTTCGAGATAATTTCGATACTATCCTTAAATGGAAAAAATGCATCTGATGCCAAAACAGATTTTTTTAAACATATTTTATTTTCATGAGCTTTTGTTATTGCAATTTTTATAGCATCTATCCGATTGGGTTGTCCTGCGCCAATACTAATTACTTTTAAATTTTTAACGTATATTATAGCGTTAGATTTTAAATATTTTACAATTTTTAATGCAAATAAAGCATCTTGTATTTCTCTTATAGTAGGTAACTTTTTGCTTACTATTTTCCATTCTTGTTGATTTATATCATTTATACAATTTGTTTGGATCAAAAAATAATTATTAATTGATTTTATATTTAATTTATTTTTAGTAATATAATTTTCAGGATATTTGAGTATTCGTATATTATTCTTTTTAGAAAATATTTTTAAAGATGAATTCGTAATTTTTGGAGCTGTAATTAATTCTGAAAATTGTTGATTTATTATAATTTCTGCTATTTTTTTTGTAATAATTTTATTAAAAGCAATTACACCCCCAAAAGCTGAAATAGAATCCGCTTTATAAGCAGATAAATAAGCATAATAGCAATTTCTTGAAATAGCTACACCACAAGGATTGCCATGTTTAACTATCACACAAGCAGGTTGTTCAAATTCTTGAACACATGATACAGCAATATCAAAATCAGATAAATTATTATAAGATAAACATTTTCCTTGAATTTGATTAATATTATAATTTTTATCTGATAAATCGACATATAATCCTGCTTTTTGATGCATATTTTCTCCATAAGACAAATTTTGTTTTTTTTTAAGTGTCAGGTTTAAATATTTTGGAAAAGAACTTGAAATATGATTTTTTTCTTTGTTTTTTGAATTAGAAAAAAATTTAGATATATCATAATCATATAAAAAAATATTTTTGAATGCAATATTCGCTAATTTTAATCGTGTTTCATATGAAATTTCATTTTTAATGTTCATTTCCTTAATAATATGATCATAATCATTAATTTGTGTAATTACTGCAGTATAAAGATAATTTTTTGCGGCAGCACGTACAATAGCTGGACCTCCAATATCAATAGATTCAATTATATCTTCAAATTTTGAATTTTTATTTCTTAATACTTCTAAAAACGGATAAAAATTTACTATAACTAAATCCATTTTAATTATTTTGTAGTAATTCATAATATCTTGATCACTAGGAAATCGAGCTAAAACTCCAGCATATATTTTATGATGCAATGTTTTAATTCTTCCGGACATCATTTCAGGACAGTTAGTATATTCAGAAATATTTGTAGATTTAATTCCTGCATTTTTTAATATCTTTTGAGTTCCCGAAGTAGTAAATAAATTAATATTTTTTTTTACAAGTTTTTTGGAAAATTCTATAATTTTGGTTTTATCAGAAACACTAATCAACGCATTTTTTATAATTATATTTTTTTTCATAATTTTATTTTAAAAGTAATTGTTACACATGAAATCTCAATTTTTGGGAAATGCACTAAAATAGTACTGTAAATATAATACTTCATATATAAAATATATTTAAATGTATAAATTATATTTCTAAAAAATTATTTAATTATTTGTTATTATTTATAAAGTTGTAAAATAAAATATTAAAAATAATTTTTGTAAAAAATTCAAATATATTGTATTATATAGAAAATAATTTATATTTTTTTAAAATATTATTAATTATTTTATAGTATTTAAACTAAGCGATATCGAATAAAACTTAATATTTTATATAATTCTTTTTAAAAATACATAAAAAACAAACATCTACATAAAAGTAAATGTTTATTTTTTATTTCATTTATAGAGTAGAATTTAACAATTCTGATAAATTGGCTGATGCTTCTTCTGCGCTAATAGAAGATGATAAATTAAAATTTGTATTTTCTTTTTGACGTCGATTTATCCGTTTTTTATGATAAGAATATCCTGTTCCTGCTGGAATTAAACGTCCTACGATCACATTTTCTTTTAAACCTCTTAGTTCATCTCTTTTTCCAGCTACTGAAGATTCAGTTAATACTCTTGTTGTTTCCTGAAAAGAAGCAGCAGATATAAACGATTCTGTTGCAAGGGATGCTTTAGTAATACCTAATAAATCTCTAGAAAATGTTGCTAACTTTTTATTTTCACCACTAAGCATTTTATTAGCTACTTTTACTCGTGAGTATTCTACTTGCTCTCCATTTAGAAATTCTGAATGTCCAGATTGAATAATAGTTGCTTTGCGTAACATTTGTCTTATTATAACTTCGATATGTTTATCATTAATTTTAACTCCTTGAAGACGATATACTTCTTGAACTTCATTAACAATATATTTAGTTACCGCTTGAATGCCTCTTAATCTCAAAATATCGTGAGGAGATTCTGGCCCATCGGATATAATATCTCCTTTTTCAATTCTTTCTCCTTCAAATACATTCAATTGTCTCCATTTTGGAATCATTTCTTCATAAGGATTTCCTCCATCATATGGTGTAATAATTAATCTTCTTTTTCCTTTAGTATCTTTTCCAAAAGAAATAAATCCACTTATTTCAGCTAAAATAGCTAGTTCTTTTGGTCGACGCGCTTCAAATAAATCAGCTACTCTAGGTAATCCTCCTGTAATATCCTTGGTTCCTCCAGATTCTTGAGGAATTCTAGCTAAAGTATCTCCTGATTTTATTTGTACATTATTATCAATTTGCACTATAGTTTTACTAGGTAAAAAATATTGTGCAGGCATTTCAGTTCCAGGTATTAAAACGTGGTTATTAGTAGAATCAACTATTTTCAATGATGGTCGTAAATCTTTTCCAACAATTGTTCTTTCTGATGTATCAAGTATAACTATAGATGTTAAACCAGTAAGTTCATCAGTTTGCCTTGTAATACTTTGACCATCTATCATGTCAACAAATTTTACATATCCATGAACTTCGGAAATTATCGGAATTGTATGAGGATCCCATTTTGCTATTATTTCACCTGATTGTACTTGTTCTCCGTTTTTTTTCGCTATTATAGCTCCATAAGGAACTTTATAACTTTCTTTTGTCACGTTTACGTCATCTATAACCTTTAATTCAACATTACGTGAAGTAATTATAATTTTTCCTTCAGAATT
It encodes:
- the purH gene encoding bifunctional phosphoribosylaminoimidazolecarboxamide formyltransferase/IMP cyclohydrolase: MKKNIIIKNALISVSDKTKIIEFSKKLVKKNINLFTTSGTQKILKNAGIKSTNISEYTNCPEMMSGRIKTLHHKIYAGVLARFPSDQDIMNYYKIIKMDLVIVNFYPFLEVLRNKNSKFEDIIESIDIGGPAIVRAAAKNYLYTAVITQINDYDHIIKEMNIKNEISYETRLKLANIAFKNIFLYDYDISKFFSNSKNKEKNHISSSFPKYLNLTLKKKQNLSYGENMHQKAGLYVDLSDKNYNINQIQGKCLSYNNLSDFDIAVSCVQEFEQPACVIVKHGNPCGVAISRNCYYAYLSAYKADSISAFGGVIAFNKIITKKIAEIIINQQFSELITAPKITNSSLKIFSKKNNIRILKYPENYITKNKLNIKSINNYFLIQTNCINDINQQEWKIVSKKLPTIREIQDALFALKIVKYLKSNAIIYVKNLKVISIGAGQPNRIDAIKIAITKAHENKICLKKSVLASDAFFPFKDSIEIISKQNTSCIIQPGGSIRDTEIIEEANKHNISMIFTKTRYFKH